The Halococcus saccharolyticus DSM 5350 genome window below encodes:
- a CDS encoding DoxX family protein: MSRQPISATLAGVGLLGASGTASAHVKYVTPGGDSIAAMDFLVEALSDPFNLLVLGVSAGSLVVALALYLRFQPVTRDIESLREALVEYHDLLPWLLRLSIGLPLVGAGFSGYFFSPVFRPAASTFVRLFGITVGFLLLFGLATRAVAALGLSAYVIGLVSNPSLLLAFEYLPGFIAIVLLGGGRPSADHVIAKMAADERTNYSRIDPFYRAVALPFESWVKPYVQFVPTVTRVGLGLAFIYLGLTQKLLSPGTALAVVAKYHLTEVVPVAPELWVLGAGLVEMLVGVMLIAGAFTRLFSGVAILLFTTTLFGLPDDPVLAHISLFGLVSALIITGAGPFAFDTIRHGAESEAPPSIVGE; encoded by the coding sequence ATGAGCAGGCAACCGATTAGTGCGACGCTCGCTGGTGTTGGGCTGCTCGGAGCGAGCGGAACCGCCAGCGCCCACGTGAAATACGTCACACCGGGCGGCGATTCGATAGCGGCAATGGACTTTCTCGTCGAGGCCCTCTCGGACCCGTTCAACCTGCTCGTGCTGGGTGTCAGTGCGGGGAGTCTCGTCGTCGCCCTTGCCCTCTACCTTCGGTTTCAGCCGGTTACCCGCGACATTGAGAGCCTCCGGGAAGCGCTCGTCGAGTACCACGACCTCCTGCCGTGGTTGCTCCGCCTGAGCATCGGCTTGCCCCTCGTCGGTGCGGGCTTCTCCGGGTATTTCTTTTCGCCTGTGTTTCGCCCAGCAGCTTCGACGTTCGTTCGACTGTTCGGCATCACAGTCGGGTTCCTGCTTCTGTTTGGACTGGCGACGCGGGCCGTTGCCGCTCTCGGTCTGAGCGCGTATGTGATCGGTCTCGTGTCGAATCCCAGTCTCCTGCTCGCATTCGAGTACCTCCCTGGCTTCATCGCTATCGTTCTCCTCGGGGGCGGGCGTCCAAGTGCTGACCACGTCATTGCGAAGATGGCTGCCGATGAACGGACGAACTACTCGCGTATCGACCCGTTCTACCGCGCCGTCGCCCTCCCCTTCGAGTCGTGGGTGAAGCCGTATGTGCAGTTCGTCCCGACGGTGACCCGCGTCGGCCTCGGTCTGGCGTTCATCTATCTCGGCCTGACACAGAAGCTGCTGAGTCCGGGCACTGCTCTCGCTGTCGTGGCTAAATATCACCTGACGGAGGTCGTACCTGTCGCGCCTGAATTATGGGTTCTTGGGGCTGGACTCGTCGAGATGCTGGTCGGGGTCATGCTCATCGCCGGGGCATTCACACGGCTGTTCTCCGGGGTCGCCATCCTCCTGTTCACGACGACGCTGTTTGGACTGCCGGACGACCCGGTACTCGCTCACATCTCTCTGTTCGGGCTCGTATCAGCTCTCATCATCACTGGAGCCGGCCCGTTCGCGTTCGACACAATACGACATGGAGCTGAAAGCGAAGCCCCTCCCTCCATCGTCGGGGAGTAA
- a CDS encoding GNAT family N-acetyltransferase: MYSGYYPPPASSAAISHPPVSFVDQIGREIDLRVYGDGPVENEFEALVEMYLDFDPAHRTLGIPPGEESRIRAWLEKLLDGYCVVAWEGDRVAGQAVLAEDRSGSYELAIFLHQDYHRAWIGTYMMWSLFSYGRQQGVERVWLLVERENRIAVNLYHDVGFVVTEARGSDVEMSINLSPMSN; this comes from the coding sequence ATGTACAGCGGCTACTATCCTCCACCAGCAAGTTCCGCGGCAATCTCACATCCTCCGGTCTCGTTCGTCGATCAAATCGGTCGTGAAATCGACCTCCGGGTCTACGGCGACGGCCCGGTCGAAAACGAGTTCGAGGCACTCGTCGAGATGTACCTCGATTTCGACCCGGCACACCGAACGTTAGGGATTCCACCCGGAGAGGAGAGTCGCATACGAGCGTGGCTCGAAAAACTGCTCGACGGATACTGCGTCGTCGCCTGGGAGGGAGACAGAGTCGCCGGCCAAGCGGTCCTCGCCGAAGACCGTTCGGGGAGCTACGAACTGGCGATATTTCTCCATCAGGACTATCACCGCGCATGGATCGGGACCTACATGATGTGGTCGCTCTTTAGTTACGGGAGACAACAGGGCGTCGAGCGGGTCTGGCTGCTCGTCGAGCGGGAGAATAGAATAGCCGTAAATCTCTATCATGACGTCGGGTTCGTCGTCACGGAAGCCCGAGGTTCCGATGTAGAGATGTCGATCAACTTGTCGCCGATGTCAAATTGA